ATTGCCGAGGCTTTTGAAGAGGCAGCCGGTGAAAGGGGCGCGGGAGATAAGCCGGCGATGACGCAATAAGGCGAGTCTCAGCCTCTCTTTGGAGCGCGATTGCCGGCGGGGTGCCCTTTGGCGCGCTCCCGTTGTAACTCGCGGTAGAGGTCACTCTTGCCTTGACCGGATTCGCGGGCGAGGTGTTTGAGGGCATCTTTTTCGGTCATGCCTTCGGCTTCGAGTTGCTGGAGGCGGACGAGCAGGCTGCGCGATTCTGTTTCCGGGGTGAGCGGAACGGCTTCGACAAGGAGGGTGATTTCGCCGCGGACACGGTCTCGGGCCGCGAGATTGGCTTTCACTTCCTGCACCGTGCCGCGAAGGAATTCCTCGTGGAGCTTGGTAAGTTCGCGGGCGACAACGACGCGCAGCACCGGGCCCCAGACGGATTCGAGGTCGGCCAGAGTTTCCAAAATGCGATGCGGGGCTTCGTAGAAGATCAGCGTTTTCGGCGCGGCATTGTCGGCGGAGCCGGGGGATTTTGCCAGATCTTCGAGGCGGGTGCGGCGGGCCCCGGCTTTTTCAGGTAGAAAGCCGAGGAACTGGAACTCGGCGGTGGAAAGACCGGAGGCGACCAACGCGCTGACTGCGGCGTTGGCTCCGGGAATGGGGTAGACCGGGATTCTGGCCTCGATTGCCGCCTGCGTAAGCCAGCCTCCGGGGTCGCTGATGCCGGGCATTCCGGCGTCGGAGACGACTGCGATGCGCTGGCCGGATTCAAGAGCAGAGATTAGCTCGGCGGATCGCTCGCGCTCGTTGTGCAGGTGCAGGCTTACGGTTGGCGTCGCGATCTGGAAGTGGTTGAGCAGCTTCTGCGTCTGGCGGGTGTCTTCGCAGGCGATGCGGTCGGCCTGGCGCAGGACGCGCAGGGCGCGGAGGGTGATGTCTTCGAGGTTGCCGATGGGCGTGCCGACGAGGTAGAGGCCGGGCGCGAGTCGGCGGTCTGTGGAGTTTGAGGTCTCGGTCTCCGATTCGTCGAGTTGATCGGGTTCACGCACTGAAGATAAGAATAACGTGCGGTGGCGAAGTCGACGACGACGATCAACTCGGGATGACCAGTCTTTGACGGCTTGTTTTTGCGCTACCGAATGCTGATTCCGCCTCCGCTTATGTGGTAATGCGGATAAGTGTCTGTATTTAGAGTGAGGTAGATCCGCGTATCTTTGGGAAGAGTCTGATAGTTTGCGGTCTGCGTGTCAATCAACAATTGGCCGTCATAGTTTTTACAAGAGACGGAGAGCAGGAAGTATCTGTCGCCTGGGAGGGAAAGACTCTTGGAAGGATCATCGCAATAGTAGCTCCCTTTAAAACCCTCACCTCTTGTCAGGGTTAAGTACTGTTTCGTTTTGCCTGAAAGGGTTTTCAGCCCGCGCGGCTCGTCAAACACGATACTCATGTCGTTGTCACGACGCGCAAACCTCGGGTAATCGAAACTGTAGAAAGAATAAAACGGAGATTTGATCGTAACATTCGCAGCCAGCCGGCTGGTTGGAATGGTCTCTACAGTTTCGGTAGGGACATCCGACACGTCCCTGCCATCGAAGTTCTTGAGGATCAGGTCTCCGCTATCGGTCGGGACCGAAAAGTAGATTTTGGATTTGGCGTCGAAAAAGTAATTATCCGCAGGGAAGGGTTTGAGAACTAACCGCAAGCTTTTTTCTTTAAGGTCATATTTCCAGAGTTCGCCATTTTGCGAAAATAACTGCGAGCCTTGCGACTCATAGAATTTGTCTTTGATCAGGTAAAGAGCGTTTGAGTCCCTTGCCCATTGGAATTCTTGATCTCTGAAGAAAGACCTTCCGATGGGTTTAGGTTCTCTGTAGATTGAGTCAACGGTTGTCACTTGATGAAAAGTCGGGTTGTCAAGACTGACGATGAACAAGTGTCCGTCTCCCGCAACGGCAATCTTCCGCTTGTCAGGAGCGACAAGATATTGGCCGACCTTTCCACGGGCCAGAGTTGGTGATTGCGGGTCGATATGATCGGAATGTTTCAACTCATTTCCGATGGAGTAGAAGAAGCTCTCATCGGCTTTTGCCTGAAAGTTCAAAGGGTGGAAGTCAACGATTTCAGAGGGCGTATAGCTGGCATCCATAGACAGCCAGAGGCTCGCGAACAGAATCACCGGCACGAGCGCAATTCCGCCAAAGATGAGGACAGTTCGTCTTCGAAGGAAGGCCGTCATTTGGTGACCCGCGAAAAGAGGTTCATGAGAATTGGCTCGTGAAGGAGTGCTTTGCTTCGTTATTTGATAATGTAAGCCCGGAACCTCATTCGAAACAAGACGGGAGCGATTCTGTATCTCGCATTTGAGGGACACTTAGGGTGGACTTAGTGCTCTCCGTGTCCCTGATTTCGTCTTGGAGCCAGCAGAATCGAGTCAGCCGAAGCTAGTTTCCGGATTCCAGGCGTTCGATTTTGCGCTGCTCGGCGAGCAGGGACATGTAGCTCTCAGGTTCTGGACGCTGACCATGCCTACGATGCGTTCGCCTTCGGCTACGGGGATCAGCCTAAGGCCGCGGCCTGCAGTGATGCGGCGGATGATGGCTCCTAGCGTGTCTTCGGGTTTGGCGACCTGGAAGCTGCGGGAGATGACGCCCTGGATGTAGCCGTTGCCGTCGGCGCGGAGGGTGGCAGCGTAGCGAAGCTGGTCAGCATAAATTCGCGGATCTGCAGCGGTAGAATTTGGGAAACCGGGTCTCGAAAGCGAGACCCAGGGCACCCGAAGCAGCGTGGTCGAAGTTTTCCGGTTATGTGGACGGGGTACGGGTTGCGGGCTTCATAGTTCCGGATTTGACTTCCACTGCTTTAACCGCAATATCCCGGTATTGATATCGGCCAGTCTCTTCTCGATATTCGGTTCTTCCCGCTCAATGCTCAGCGCGCCCTGGTAATTCATCGTTTCGAGTTGCTGCAGAAAGGCGGGGAAATTTACTTCTCCATCGCCCAGCGCGCATTCCTTGCCGAGATGAGTGCTGTCGCCTGCAAGCGGAAAACGAGCGTCCTTGCAATGAACTGAGAGGACGTGGGGACTTAGGAGATCAAGTGCAGCCAGTGGATCGCCAGAGGCATAGATGATCATATTCGCCGGATCGAAATTAACCTTCAGATTTTGCCGGTCTACGTGCTTGATAAATGCGAGCAGGACGTCCGCAGGTTCCTGTCCGGTTTCCAGAACAAAGTCCTGACCATGACTTGCACAGTGGTCGCAGATCAGTTTGGTTAGATCGCTGAGTTCTCCGTACAGTGCTTCCTTCGGATTGGTAGGAATGAAACCGACGTGGCAGGAAAGAGCCGGAATGCCTAAACTATGAGCGAATTTAGATACTTCTTTTGTTCTCGCAATTCGCTCCGCTCTTAGATGTTGCGCAGTAAAGCCTACTGTTTGATGAATGGTTTCCAGGGTCGAATAGTCTTCGCCCGCATAGGAGCACACGGCGCTGGTCACATGAACCTGCCATTTGTTCAGGCTTATCTTCCAATCGTCGAGAGCCGTTTCGCAATGCAATTCCGGAGGGACACCGAGTTGTCCGCAATTCAGCTCAAGGTCTTGAAGCTGGCGAAGAACAGATTCCGCATTCTGGTCGGCCCAAAACACCAGCCCAATCTGCATCGGTTTTATATTTTGCACGACGATTCCTTTTAGGTAGTGGGTCATTTTGAAAACAGTGCGAAGCCTCAGGGGCTAAAGCCCCCTGATATTGCAGGGCTTAATGTGCGGGCTGAAGCCCGTACCCTTCAAACTGACCCCACCTCTTTTTTATCCGGGGTTTGTTCAAAGCGATAATGAGAGCGCTTTATCGTGCAGAGAGATCCCGAATCCAGATATCCTTGAACTCCATGTTGCCCTGGCCGCCTGCGTGCAGCTGGAGCGCGATGGTTCCATCGAAGGAGCTTGGCTTGGGGTCGGTAAAGTCCACCATTTCGACGCCATTCAGACGGGATCTGTAGCGGTTGCCGACGACTTCGAGAAGATAGTCGTTCCACTCGCCCATGCGCACTACGCCTTCATTTTCCGGAGCGGGCCAGGCTACCCATTCGCGTCCGTCTTCCGCATAAACACCAGCGGTGTGATGCATCATCTTGCAATCGATCTCGAATTGCATGCCTTGGGTTACATCCGCTGTGCCCGGCTTGAATGCGGAGTGAAAAAATACGCCGCTGTTGCCATCGCCGACGCATTTAAACCGCAGCGAGAGTTGAAAATTCTTATACTTCTTTACGGTTTCCAGATATCCATAATCTTTGGTGAGTCCTTTGCCGTGAATGAGCCCGTCCTCGACGGTCCAACTCTCGTTGCCGACTTTTGACCAGCCAGTAAGATCGGAGCCGTTGAAGAGAGAGAGCCAATCCTCGCCCGGTAACTTGACCTTATCCTGAGCAACTAACATATAACCGCCTGCAACTATGGTGACAAGGAGCAGAGCAGTAGCGAAAAGGCGCTTTCGAAATCTAAATTGCTGACAATTAGTTCTGGTTTCGGGAGAATTCTCCGGGCGGGATGAAACAGCTTTACGCATGTTCAATGAAATGTATCCTCCGATGACAAGGATTGTAGTGTATGAACTCCTTGCTGTTGGCAGGTTCCGTCCGGCAATAACTCGCAATCGGTGCAGAGTCTCGGCAGTGTTAGCTGCCGGATTCCAGGCGTTCGATTTTGCGCTGTTCGGCCAGCAGGGACATCGATGTCATCAGGTTCTGCACGCTGACCATGCCAACGATGCGTTCGCCTTCGGCTACCGGGATCAGCGTGAGGCCGCGGCCTGCGGTGATGCGGCGGATGATCGCTCCCAGCGTGTCTTCGGGTTTGGCGACCTGGAAGCTGCGGGACATGACGCCCTGGATGTAGCCGTTGCCGTCGGCGCGAAGGGTTTCGACGATGCGCTGGCGGTTTACGATGCCCACCAGCTGCGACCCGCGGACGACGGGGAAATCTTCCTGCAAGGAGTGGACGCAGCGGACTAGCGCGTCGGCCAGCGTGTCGGAGGGCGAGAGCGTGGCGAAGTCGGTGAGCATGACTTCGCGCATCTGCACGGTGTCGACGACGGACTGGAAGAAGATGCCCTGATCTTCAAGCTGCGCGCCGATGAAAATGAAGAAGCCCGCGGCCGGGAGAATTGGGTCGTGCAGGAAGAATCCGACGAAGATCGCGCCGAGAGCCAGCAACTGCCCCAGCCCGACGAGGGCACGGCTGGCCGGGGTTTGTCCGTGGGTGCGGGCAATTCCGCTGCGCAGCAGCCGGCCGGCGTCGAGGGGATAGGCGGGGAGAAAATGAAGCGCGCCGAGGAATGCCTGCAGCCAGACCATGCTGCGGATCAGCGCGGTGGGAGAGACAAAAGGCGCTGCAAAGAGCGAGAAGCCTCCGCTGGCGCCGGTGACGGTTGCAGCCAGCACCAGCGCCGTGGCCAGGTTGGCGATGGGTCCAGAGAGCGCGAGAGCGTATTGCGCGCTGCCGGAGTTGGCTATCTCCTGGCTTTCCGGGTTGGCGTAGGCAAAGAGGCCGCCGATGGGCAGCAGCAGCACGGTTCGCAGCCGCAGGCCGAGCCATGCTGCGGTAATCAGCCGCGCGGTTTCGCGCACGGCAACTGCGCCCGCGATCAGAAACCACAGGCCGAGGCCGGCAGTAGCGCTGACGCCGACGGCGTTGGCAAAGAGCAGGCAGACGACGGCCAGCATCACAAAAAAGGTGTGGATGCGAATTTCGACGCCCATCCAGCGGCCCAACGGGATTGACCAGCCACGCATACACATTGATTGTAGACACTGCGCGGGAGGCAGGCACTGACGGGTGAGTTTTTCAAGCCTCACGGGAGCGGTTAAGTTAAGACAATGCGAGTCATTGCGGGGAGTCTTCGATCTCGGCCACTGCTGGCTCCGGCGGGGCTGGACACGCGTCCCACGGCGGACCGGTTGCGGGAGACGCTGTTTAACGTCCTGACCAACGGCGCGGTGAATCGCGTAGCGGGCGCGGCGTTTTTGGATTTGTATGCGGGGTCGGGAGCCGTGGGGATCGAGGCGCTCAGTCGTGGGGCGGCTTTGGTGACCTTTGTCGAACAGGGCGCTCCGGCGCTGGCTGTTCTGAAGAAAAATCTCGACAGTCTTGGTCTGGGTAGTTCGGGCCTGCGCGGCGGAGGTCTCCGGGTTGAGAAGCGCAGTGTCGGACGGTTTCTGCGCAATGTGGAGAGAACTGCACTGGGATCGTTTGGTGTCGTTTTTCTCGATCCGCCATATGATCTGGCGGAAGAATATGCGACGACACTGGGGCTGCTTGGCGGCGAATGCGCGGCGCTGCTCGCGCCGGGGGCGCTGGTGGTTGCGGAGCATCGGCGCAAGCAGCCGCTTGCGGAGAGCTATGGCGGTCTTAGACGAACGCGGCTTCTGGAGCAGGGCGACGCGGGGCTGAGTTTTTACGAAGTTGCGCCAGCGGCCCCGCACGTCGTGTAAGACGAATTAATGCCGGATAACTCCATTTTCAATTGAAGTTATCTCGTCAAGGAATGGCGGGCGGAGTCAAAGGCTTATTGGCAAGATCGTGAACATGGACGGCCCCATAAGTGGTCATCCCGGCTACGGCTGCGATGCCTACGAGCATCAGCACTTTTTGACCCGTAGTAAATCCTGTTCGGAGATAGGCTACATCTGTGTATAAGATCTCGGTCGTTGCCGGATCGTTATGCAACTGAAGGGTGAAGGATCGATCTCCGATGGCGAGAATCCGGCCGAATAGCTGGACCCCATTTTGTTCTTGTACGGCGATCCAATGATCTACTCCGCGTTTCATCACGCGCACGTGCACTGTTCCGGGGTCCAGCGGTTTCGGCTCAGCATTGGAAGGTGTTGGGATCAGCAGAAGGCAGACTACGGAGAGCGCGACGAGTCGATAAAGCTTCTCTCGGAAGCTTGACATGAGTTATCCCCCGCTGCGTAAATGCGCGCAGTAACTTAGTTGCATCTGGAGACGCATGCGCGGGGAAATAGTTGCACGTAGTAAAACGGAGTCCTAATTCATCTGACTGGACTTGGTTTTCAGGTACTTATTGAAGGGGATTTCGAAGTAAAAGAGTTCTTTGCCGTCTGCGTCTTTGATGGTGTGCAGATTCAAAAGTGCGTCTTGCAGCGGGTGGGAGAGTCCGCTGACGTCGTAGAAGAGAAATCCGGCGCGGGTGGTGTGCGGTTCGATGACGAGGGCCTGAAATTCGAAGGTATCGAAGTCCTGCTCGATCTCCTTGTCGCTGGCTTTGGGCTTCATTTTGATGGCAGGAATGGGGCCGGGCATGGGGATCTTGGTGCCTTCCCGCTCTTTGCGAGTCATGAGGCGTTCGACATCTTCCGGTTCGGCGGCCTGGATACGGTCGCCCGTGGAGGTGACGAAGAGGATGCGCGCGTCGCGGAGCGAGATGGGCCGGTCGCCGTTGTTGGTGACAATGAGGCGGACGGGCATGACTCCGTGGGAGATGTAGTCGACGCGGAAGAGCGTCATCTTGTCCTTGGTGTCGTAGGGTTCCGCGGCGATGGCGAGTTTTTCGTCGGTGTGCACCTCAACGGCGGCGAAGTCAGTGGCCGGCTGGACGGCGGGCGGAGTGTGATCGCCGGCGTGGGAGGGTCTCGGCAGCAGCGCGAGGATGGCAATTGCCAGAACAGCGAGCGGGGCTGAGGTGCCTGTCATTCTTCGACGCGAAGACTTCATCGAAGAAAACTGTATCAGGATTGCCGGCGCGGAAGGTAAACAGTCGAAGCGGGGAATGGGAGAGTGGCCAGAGGGAAACGGGCGCGACTGTATGATTTGAGGGTTGCCCATTCCGGAATTGGTTGCAGTATGGCGGTCTGTTCCGGTTCTTTGGCGCACTGAGTCCATGATTCTTTTCCTTTATAACGTGGGACTGCTGTTGGCGCTGGTGGTCAGCGCGCCGTGGTGGCTTTGGCGGATGGCGACAACGCGGAAGTACCGCGAGGGGCTGCGCGAACGTCTGGGCGGGGTTCCAGCGCGCATTTGGGAACGGCAATTGGACGCGGTTGGGGGTGCTTCTGTAAGCAGACCCGTGATATGGATTCATGCTGTTTCGGTCGGCGAGGTGCTGGCAGTGACTCGCCTGGTTGCGGAGCTGGACGCTGAACTTCCGCAGTTTCGAGTCATGATTTCTACGACAACCAGGACCGGGCAGGCACTGGCCCGCGAGCGTTTCGGCGCGGAGCGGGTTTTCTATTGCCCGCTGGATCTGCCGTGGGCCGTTCGTGCGTATTTCAAGGTGTTGCAGCCGCGCATGCTGGTGCTCGCGGAGACGGAATTCTGGCCGAATCTGCTGAGTTGTTGTTTTCGGCGTGGGATTCCGGTGGTGGTGGTGAATGCGCGGATTTCGGATCGTTCGTGGCCTCGCTACCAGCGTCTGCGCTCGCTTTGGCAGCCGTTTTTGAGCCGTCTAGCTGCCGTGCTGGCGCAGTCCGAGGTCGATGCCGAGCGTTTGTGCGTGCTTGGGTGCGTGCCGGATCGGGTGACGGTGAGCGGAAACCTGAAATTTGATGTACGGGTCGGGGACGAAGCGGCGGCTACGAGCCTGATTCGGAAGCTGACTGGCGATTTGCGGCTGGTTGTGGCTGGGAGCACGCTGGAGGGTGAGGAAGCGATGTTGCTGGCGGCGTGGCCGGAGCTTTTAGATGCTGAGCCTAATCTGGCGATGGTGCTGGCGCCGCGCCATCCGGAACGGTTTGCGGCGGGGGCGGAGGTGTTGGAACGCGCAAGGTTCCCTTGGAGGCGCCGATCGAGGATCGGAGAGCGGGAGCTGGCTTCTGGTGAGATTGTTCTCCTCGATTCCATCGGCGAGCTGGCTTCGGTGTATTCGCTGGCTGCTGTGGCGTTTGTCGGCGGGAGCCTCGTGCCGGCGGGCGGCCACAATCCGCTGGAGCCTGCGCAGTTTGGCGTGCCGGTGGTGATGGGCGAGCATTACGGCAATTTCCGGGCGATTGTTGAGGCTATGCGGGCGCAGGATGCGATGGTCATCGCGCCAGCGGACGAATTGGCCGAGGCCATTTCGTCTGTGCTCGGCGACACAGCGGCTGCGCGTGCTTTGGGGGATCGTGGACGGAGGGTCTTTGAGGAGCAGGCAGGCGCTACGAAGCGCTCGGTTGTGGTGATCAAGAGGCTTCTGGGCGAGGAGGGTGCGGCATGAAGCGTCCCTGGCTCTTGCCCCTGATGCCGCTCTACGCGGCGGGGCTGGCGATGCGCATGGCGGGATTCGGGCTGGGATTGCTGCCGTTGCGGCGGTTGCGCTGGCCGGTGATCAGTGTCGGCAATTTGTCTGCCGGAGGGACGGGAAAGACGCCGTTTACCATCGCGCTGGCCAAATTGCTGCTACGGGAGGGAATCCACGTCGATGTGCTCTCGCGTGGGTACGGGCGCCAGAGCACCGAGGTGGGGAGGGTCAACGCTGGCGGCTCCGCCGAGCAGTTTGGCGACGAGCCTTTACTGATAGCCCGGGAAGCCGGCGTTCCGGTGTATGTGGGGGCGCAGCGCTGGCTGGCTGGCGAGCTGGCGGAAAAGGAAGCTGCCGACGAAATTGGCGTGCATCTTCTCGATGATGGCTTCCAGCACCGGCAACTGGTGCGGCTGGCGGATATTGTGCTGGTCAACTCCGAAGACCTGGAAGACCGGCTGCTGCCGGTCGGGAATCTACGCGAGGGTCTTGGTGCGCTCAGGCGGGCGCGTGTGCTGGCCGTCGCGCAAGGGGACGATGCGGCTGTCGACTCTTTGCAAAAGCTAGGCCTGGGACCGCTGATTGGGCAACAGGTGTGGCGATTTCGCAGGGAGATGATTGTGCCGGAGATTCCAGAGAGCCTGGCTGCGCAGCCGTTTGTCGCCTTTTGCGGGATCGCGCGGCCTGAGCAGTTCTTCTCCGGCCTGGTGCAGCAGGGATTTCAGATTGCCGAAAAGCGCGTCTTCCCTGATCACCACCCGTACATCGCGGACGATGTGGAGGCGCTGTACCAGATAGCGCGGGCGACAGGCTCGGGGGCGCTGGTTACGACCGCAAAGGATCTCGTTCGCCTGGCAAGCCTCGGGACGGCGCTCGACGAGGTGTTGCCGATCTATGCTGTGGATCTTCGGGTGGTCTTTGAGGACGAGGCTGGGGTTGCCGCATGGCTTCTGGGGGTTCTGGGGCGCTGAGCAAATTGACTTCTTTGAATTCCGGCTGTGAGAAAATTGGGGTTTGCGGAGTCACTTTCAGTTTCGGTTGCTGGTGGTTCGGCTGGGGGCGATGGGCGACATTCTCCACGCTCTGCCGGCGGTCACGGCGCTGCGCAGGGCGCATCCGGGGTGGAAGATTGACTGGGCTGTCCAGCCGCGCTGGCGGCCTTTGCTAACGGCTGAGCCGGAAAATGCGGAATTGGATGCCCCACGGAACGAGGCCCGGCCTGTCGTAGACCAGGTTCATCTGGTTCCAACTAAAGCTTGGGGACGCAGGCCTTTTCAGCGCCAGACGCTGTCGGAGATTCGTGCGTTGCGTTCGCAGATGCAGGCGGCCGAGTACGAGGCTGTGCTGGATCTACAGGGAGCGATCCGGTCGGCGGTGGTTGCGCGGCTTTCGGGCTGCCGGCGGATTATTGGCGAGGCCCGGCCAAGGGAAACTCCGGCGAAATGGCTGTTTACCGAGCGGATCGAGACGGCGGGCGAGCATGTGATTGAGCAGGATGTCGAGCTTGCCAGCGCCGTTGCCGGTGACCTGTTGACGCCAGTCACGTCCATGCTGCCCGTTGACGACGCAGCTGAAGAGTGGTGCGACCGGCTGGACGCGCTTAACCACGCTATCGAGATGGGGCGGCCGGTGCTGCTGATTCACCCAGGGGCTGGCTGGGGCGCGAAGCGATGGCCTCCGGAGAGGTATGGCGTGGTTGCTGCGGAGTTTGCGATGCGCGGCGGGCTGGTGCTCGTAAATGCTGGACCGGGTGAGGAAGCTTTGGCGGCGGCGGTTATCGCTGGAGCGCAGACTGCGGAAAGAGTGTCGGTCGTCGCGTGCTCCCTGGAGCAACTGGTTGCGCTGACGCGGCGGGTTTCCATCGTGATTGGCGGGGATACGGGACCGGTGCATCTGGCCTGTGCGCTGGGCAAGCCGGTTGTGGGGATCTACGGGCCGACGGACCCGCGACGGAATGGTCCCTTTGGAAACCGGTTTCGCGTATTGCGAAACCCGGAAAGCCGGAACGACCATACGAGGCGGGAGCAGCCCGAGGCTGGTCTTCTTACCATCTTGCCGAATGCGGTCATGGCTGCGGCTATTGATTTGATGCTGGAGGAACGGAGAGCCCGGCAGAGTGCGGAAGAGCAGTTGACCTCTGGTTCCGGCGACGCCCCGGGCTACAACTCCGGCACGCATCCGGCGTCGGAGGCGCTTAGTTCATGACGGAAACCGCTCAGAACTCTTTTATGGCCGGGTGGCAGAAAATCGCCCGGCGTATTCGTGTGCCCCTCGGCTTTGTCGCGGCGTTGCTGTATCTGTGGCAACTGGCGGTGCACAAGCCACAACCGGTTTTTATCCTTTGGAGCCTGCCGCTGGTCCTGGCGGGATTGTGGTTGCGCGGATATGCTGCCGGGTACGTGAAGAAAAATAGGGAGTTAACGATGACTGGGCCCTATGCGCATGTGCGGAATCCGCTGTACCTCGGTTCGATTTTGATTGCTGCGGGATTCGCGGTTGCGTTGATGAGCGCGGCATTCGCAGTTGCACTTGTGGCGTTTTTTTTGCTGATTTACGTGCCGGTGATCGCCTCGGAGGAGGCGTTTCTTCGCGATACTTTTCTGGAATTTGAGTGGTATTGCGCCCGGGTGCCCCGGCTGATCCCGCGAATTACGGCGGCGCGGACACCAGATGGCCCGAGAGGCCAGAGCGGCAGTTTTTCTTTCGCGCTCTACCGCAAACATCGCGAGTACAATTCAGCCATAGGGGCCGCACTACTCTATTTGAGCCTGTTGCTGGGGATTTTGCTGCACTCGATGCATGGGAAGTAGAATCTTGATCGCATCACAGCACAACATTTCCACGCGGGTCTCGATTTGGGACGGAACTCGTCTATATATGGGGCCGTCAGTTTTCGCCTGTTCTGCTCTGTCGGGGAACGGCAAGTCACAAGACCATATCGGCGCTGAGCCGAAGCGGAAGTTCTAACTTTTCGATCGATATCGGGGCCGGCACGACGACCCTGGGGAGCGGACCCTTACGTTGAAGCACTATTCTTTTTTCTCTTTTTCAGGCGTCGCGGTACTGGCCATGGCCGCGTTGCTCGTTGCGACGGGCATTTGTATTCCACTCTGGAGCCAGCAAAGCGCTCCGCAGCAGATTCCGTCCCTTCCGGCGCCTCGGGCCGGCTACACCTTTCCCTCTAAGCAGACGTTTACCTACGCAGTCGACTGGCGAGTCTTTCCGGCGGCAACGGCTGTTCTGCACTTGGAGGAGGACGGACCGAGGGAGCATCTGACGGCAAATGCCGACACCCTCGGTGCGATCAATCTGCTGTTTCATGTCAGCGACAAATTCCAATCTACCTTCGACCGGGAAAAAGGCTGCACGACGGAGTTTGACAAGCAGACGGTGGAGGGACGGCGTCAGATCACGTCCACGCTCAAGCTGGACTACGCCGAGGGCAAGTCGATTCTCGATGAGAAAAACCTGACAACGGGACAGACGAAGCGGCTCGAGGCGGGAATTCCGTCCTGCGTAACGGACTTGCTGACGGGTGTCTTTTATGCGTCGTCGCAGACGATGACGGTCGGCAAGAGTTTCGATATGCCAGTGTCGGACCCGCTGAAGACGGTGACGGTGACGATGAAGGTTGAGGGCCGGGAAGAGCTCAAGTTGCCCGCTGGGACCTTCAAGACGGTTCGCGTGGAGCCGACAGCCGAGGCCGGAGTGGTGAAGAATCGCGGGCAGATCTGGATCTGGTACACGGACGACGACCGGCATTTGCCGGTTCAAATGCGGGCGCGGTCGTTCTGGGGAACGATCACTTTCCGGCTGGCGTCTCTGGAAAACAAGTAAAGGCCTACTGCATTCGGTAGCGTTCGCGCATCAGCCGCTGTAAACGCGGCCAGAAGATCAGGTCAAAGGCGAGGGCCTTGTCCGGAAACATGGCCAGCGCGGCGCGGCGGGCATCGGCGACCATCTCCGAAGCTTGCTCGACAGCCAGCGAGCGATCCTGCTGGATTACCTGCATGACCATATTCATCATGAGCTGAAGGCGGCGGATGCGTCTTGACTCTTCGGCTTTTTCTTCCGGGGTCTGGGTTTCCTGATCGCTGGTTCCACGATCCTCTGACCCACGCTTTTCGGGGTAATTCGCGATCAGGGCATTCTGCGGGTGGGATTCGGGCTGATGGGCGGACTGGCTCATGCGCGATGGGGCCTCCGGGTGGCACGAACGAAAGCGGGGAAATGCGTCCCTGCTGGCTGCATGGTACACCGCTTCGCTTTTGGAAACTACTGCTCGGCGAACAGGATGAATCATGAGATTCATCAGTGGATTTATCAGTGTTGGCTGCACAATGGCTCTGTCTGGACTGTCTTTCCGTCGAGCAGGAAGCAGGTTGCACCGTCGAGGTCGGTACGAAACGCGCGGGTGTGCGAGGCCTGAAGTTCTGACAGGATTTCCGGGCGGGGATGGCCGAAACGGTTGTGGCGTCCGCAGGAGATGACGGCCCAAGCTGGGTGAACTGAGGCGAGAAAGGCCGGTCGTGTAGACGTCAGGCTGCCGTGATGGCCCACTTTGAGGACTGTGCTTTGCAGGCCGGTTTCAGCGAGCATGGCCTGCTCCTCCGGCGCTTCGGCATCGCCGGCCAGCAGGATCGACGCAGCCTGATAGCGTGCCTGGAGAACCAGCGAATCGTTGTTTGCGGGCTGCGGACCGGGGTGGTAGCTCGG
This portion of the Acidicapsa acidisoli genome encodes:
- a CDS encoding methyltransferase family protein — its product is MTETAQNSFMAGWQKIARRIRVPLGFVAALLYLWQLAVHKPQPVFILWSLPLVLAGLWLRGYAAGYVKKNRELTMTGPYAHVRNPLYLGSILIAAGFAVALMSAAFAVALVAFFLLIYVPVIASEEAFLRDTFLEFEWYCARVPRLIPRITAARTPDGPRGQSGSFSFALYRKHREYNSAIGAALLYLSLLLGILLHSMHGK
- a CDS encoding DUF3108 domain-containing protein — encoded protein: MKHYSFFSFSGVAVLAMAALLVATGICIPLWSQQSAPQQIPSLPAPRAGYTFPSKQTFTYAVDWRVFPAATAVLHLEEDGPREHLTANADTLGAINLLFHVSDKFQSTFDREKGCTTEFDKQTVEGRRQITSTLKLDYAEGKSILDEKNLTTGQTKRLEAGIPSCVTDLLTGVFYASSQTMTVGKSFDMPVSDPLKTVTVTMKVEGREELKLPAGTFKTVRVEPTAEAGVVKNRGQIWIWYTDDDRHLPVQMRARSFWGTITFRLASLENK
- the lpxK gene encoding tetraacyldisaccharide 4'-kinase — protein: MKRPWLLPLMPLYAAGLAMRMAGFGLGLLPLRRLRWPVISVGNLSAGGTGKTPFTIALAKLLLREGIHVDVLSRGYGRQSTEVGRVNAGGSAEQFGDEPLLIAREAGVPVYVGAQRWLAGELAEKEAADEIGVHLLDDGFQHRQLVRLADIVLVNSEDLEDRLLPVGNLREGLGALRRARVLAVAQGDDAAVDSLQKLGLGPLIGQQVWRFRREMIVPEIPESLAAQPFVAFCGIARPEQFFSGLVQQGFQIAEKRVFPDHHPYIADDVEALYQIARATGSGALVTTAKDLVRLASLGTALDEVLPIYAVDLRVVFEDEAGVAAWLLGVLGR
- a CDS encoding 3-deoxy-D-manno-octulosonic acid transferase; translation: MILFLYNVGLLLALVVSAPWWLWRMATTRKYREGLRERLGGVPARIWERQLDAVGGASVSRPVIWIHAVSVGEVLAVTRLVAELDAELPQFRVMISTTTRTGQALARERFGAERVFYCPLDLPWAVRAYFKVLQPRMLVLAETEFWPNLLSCCFRRGIPVVVVNARISDRSWPRYQRLRSLWQPFLSRLAAVLAQSEVDAERLCVLGCVPDRVTVSGNLKFDVRVGDEAAATSLIRKLTGDLRLVVAGSTLEGEEAMLLAAWPELLDAEPNLAMVLAPRHPERFAAGAEVLERARFPWRRRSRIGERELASGEIVLLDSIGELASVYSLAAVAFVGGSLVPAGGHNPLEPAQFGVPVVMGEHYGNFRAIVEAMRAQDAMVIAPADELAEAISSVLGDTAAARALGDRGRRVFEEQAGATKRSVVVIKRLLGEEGAA
- a CDS encoding glycosyltransferase family 9 protein, with the protein product MRSHFQFRLLVVRLGAMGDILHALPAVTALRRAHPGWKIDWAVQPRWRPLLTAEPENAELDAPRNEARPVVDQVHLVPTKAWGRRPFQRQTLSEIRALRSQMQAAEYEAVLDLQGAIRSAVVARLSGCRRIIGEARPRETPAKWLFTERIETAGEHVIEQDVELASAVAGDLLTPVTSMLPVDDAAEEWCDRLDALNHAIEMGRPVLLIHPGAGWGAKRWPPERYGVVAAEFAMRGGLVLVNAGPGEEALAAAVIAGAQTAERVSVVACSLEQLVALTRRVSIVIGGDTGPVHLACALGKPVVGIYGPTDPRRNGPFGNRFRVLRNPESRNDHTRREQPEAGLLTILPNAVMAAAIDLMLEERRARQSAEEQLTSGSGDAPGYNSGTHPASEALSS